The Cellulophaga sp. L1A9 genome window below encodes:
- a CDS encoding ligase-associated DNA damage response exonuclease, whose translation MKNPLLQFTNKGIYCSAAKVYLDPWKPVDKAIITHGHADHSRYGHKSYITHHRNVPIISHRLGEINVSGVAWGETFSINNVKFSLHPAGHIIGSSQIRVEHKGEVWVFTGDYKTENDGISTPYEVVKCDSFITECTFGLPAFKWTPQQEVMESINNWWLENQAEGKTSILFGYSLGKAQRLLKYLNPEIGKIYTHGAIENMTEVLRPLVDFPETTLITKETKKQDLLGNIVLAPPSAHGSTWIKKMVPYVTASASGWMTFRGARRRRAIDKGFVLSDHCDWTGLLESIKATGAEKVICTHGYADIFSRYLREQGYDARTEETQYGDEENTEIEEKIISS comes from the coding sequence ATGAAAAACCCACTACTACAATTTACCAATAAAGGTATATATTGCAGTGCCGCAAAAGTATATCTAGACCCCTGGAAGCCAGTTGATAAAGCTATTATTACACATGGCCACGCAGACCATAGCCGCTATGGACACAAGAGCTACATTACCCATCATAGAAATGTTCCTATTATTAGCCACAGGCTTGGTGAAATTAATGTATCTGGAGTAGCATGGGGAGAAACCTTTAGCATTAATAATGTAAAATTTAGCCTGCACCCTGCAGGTCATATTATTGGTTCTTCACAAATACGCGTTGAACATAAAGGAGAAGTTTGGGTGTTTACGGGTGATTATAAAACTGAGAACGACGGAATTTCTACACCCTATGAAGTGGTAAAGTGCGATTCCTTTATTACAGAATGTACTTTTGGATTACCAGCCTTTAAATGGACCCCACAACAGGAAGTGATGGAATCTATTAACAACTGGTGGCTTGAAAACCAAGCGGAAGGAAAAACATCGATACTTTTTGGATATAGCCTAGGTAAAGCGCAACGTTTATTAAAATATTTAAATCCTGAAATAGGCAAAATATATACGCACGGCGCCATAGAAAACATGACCGAAGTATTACGCCCACTCGTAGATTTCCCCGAAACAACACTAATCACCAAAGAAACTAAAAAACAAGATTTATTGGGCAACATAGTACTAGCTCCTCCTAGCGCACACGGCAGTACTTGGATAAAAAAAATGGTGCCTTATGTTACAGCATCTGCTAGTGGCTGGATGACTTTTAGAGGGGCAAGACGCAGAAGAGCAATAGATAAAGGCTTTGTACTCAGTGATCATTGCGATTGGACGGGTCTGCTAGAAAGTATAAAAGCTACTGGTGCGGAAAAGGTAATTTGTACACACGGCTATGCTGATATTTTTTCAAGATACCTACGCGAACAAGGGTATGATGCCAGAACTGAAGAAACACAATACGGAGACGAAGAAAATACAGAAATTGAAGAAAAAATAATTAGTAGTTAA
- a CDS encoding TerB family tellurite resistance protein — MSFVDLYSSGEHRRNLAHFSSIASLAAIDGEVNPKEKDLLDRFARKLDITDVEYAEVLSSNNKYPINPPNTSEERLERLFDLFRIVYADHEIEEEEMILINKYAIGLGYSSEAASKLIKRSIQIFGGRLDFDDYVYLVKK, encoded by the coding sequence ATGTCTTTTGTAGATTTATACAGCAGTGGCGAGCATAGAAGAAATTTAGCTCATTTTTCCTCAATTGCGTCTTTGGCGGCAATTGACGGTGAAGTTAATCCTAAAGAAAAAGATTTATTAGACCGCTTTGCTCGGAAATTAGATATTACTGATGTAGAATATGCTGAGGTTTTGAGTTCTAATAATAAGTATCCTATTAATCCTCCAAATACATCAGAGGAACGTTTAGAGCGTTTGTTTGATTTATTTAGAATTGTTTACGCAGATCACGAAATTGAAGAAGAAGAAATGATTCTGATTAATAAGTATGCTATTGGTTTAGGATATTCTTCTGAGGCGGCTTCTAAATTAATTAAGCGTTCTATACAGATCTTTGGTGGACGATTAGATTTTGATGATTATGTTTACTTAGTTAAGAAATAA
- the fbp gene encoding class 1 fructose-bisphosphatase, translating into MTKQYKTLGEFIIENQDSFKYSSGELSRLLNGLRLAAKVVNHEVNKAGLVDILGEAGDQNIQGENQQKLDVLANEKFIQTLKKREIVCGIASEEEDDFISINSFDNQHQNKYIVLIDPLDGSSNIDVNVSVGTIFSIYRRITPVGTPVTIEDFLQPGVNQIAAGYIIYGTSTMLVYTTGDGVNGFTLNPALGTFYLSHPNMRYPDTGKIYSVNEGNYVHFPQGVKDYIKYCQKEEEDRPYTSRYIGSLVSDFHRNMIKGGIYMYPKSSVATDGKLRLLYECNPMAFIAEQANGLASDGKNRIMEIDPVELHQRVPFFCGSRKMVEKAEEFIKIANA; encoded by the coding sequence ATGACCAAACAATACAAAACTCTAGGAGAGTTTATTATTGAAAATCAAGACTCTTTTAAGTATTCTTCTGGGGAATTATCTAGACTATTAAACGGATTAAGATTAGCAGCTAAAGTTGTAAATCATGAAGTTAACAAAGCTGGATTAGTTGACATTCTTGGAGAAGCGGGAGATCAAAACATTCAAGGGGAAAATCAGCAAAAACTAGACGTTCTTGCTAATGAAAAGTTTATCCAAACCCTAAAAAAAAGGGAAATTGTTTGTGGCATCGCTTCTGAGGAAGAAGATGATTTTATAAGCATCAACAGTTTTGATAATCAGCATCAGAATAAATATATCGTATTGATAGATCCGCTAGATGGTTCTTCCAATATTGATGTAAATGTCTCTGTTGGAACTATTTTTTCTATTTACAGACGTATTACGCCTGTAGGAACTCCTGTTACAATCGAAGATTTCCTTCAACCAGGTGTTAATCAAATTGCGGCTGGTTATATTATTTACGGAACATCAACCATGCTAGTATATACTACTGGAGATGGTGTAAACGGATTTACTTTAAACCCAGCTTTAGGAACATTTTATCTATCGCATCCAAACATGAGATATCCTGATACAGGAAAAATATATTCTGTAAACGAAGGAAACTATGTTCATTTTCCACAAGGCGTAAAAGATTATATCAAATATTGCCAAAAAGAAGAAGAAGATAGGCCTTATACCTCTCGTTACATTGGATCATTAGTTTCCGATTTTCATAGAAACATGATCAAAGGTGGAATTTATATGTACCCGAAAAGCAGTGTTGCTACGGATGGCAAATTACGCTTATTGTATGAATGCAACCCTATGGCTTTTATTGCAGAACAAGCGAATGGTTTAGCGAGTGATGGAAAAAATAGAATTATGGAAATTGATCCTGTAGAACTTCATCAACGTGTGCCTTTCTTTTGTGGTAGCCGAAAAATGGTTGAAAAAGCAGAGGAGTTTATAAAAATTGCGAATGCATAA
- a CDS encoding GNAT family N-acetyltransferase, whose protein sequence is MKFSIREAKKEDMNQVLSLINELAIFEKEENAVEVTLEDLIRDGFGSKILFHCFVAEVGSEIKGMALVYNRYSTWKGPIIHLEDLIVTASMRGTGMGTALLNEVVKYGHGLGVKRINWEVIDWNEPAIKFYESKGANVMRDWDVVQLDENGIKNYIANI, encoded by the coding sequence ATGAAATTTTCAATAAGAGAAGCAAAAAAAGAAGACATGAATCAAGTTTTATCCTTGATAAACGAACTTGCCATCTTTGAAAAGGAAGAAAATGCTGTAGAAGTGACCCTTGAAGATTTAATTCGCGACGGTTTTGGGTCTAAAATATTATTTCATTGTTTCGTTGCAGAAGTTGGTAGTGAAATTAAAGGAATGGCATTAGTGTATAATAGATATTCTACATGGAAGGGACCTATTATTCATTTAGAAGATTTAATAGTTACAGCGTCTATGCGGGGAACAGGAATGGGAACTGCATTATTAAATGAAGTGGTAAAGTACGGTCATGGTTTGGGTGTTAAACGAATAAATTGGGAAGTTATAGATTGGAACGAACCTGCGATTAAATTTTATGAAAGTAAAGGTGCAAATGTGATGCGCGATTGGGACGTGGTTCAATTAGATGAAAATGGTATTAAAAATTATATTGCTAATATATGA
- a CDS encoding aspartate kinase yields MRIFKFGGASVKDANGVKNLVSVLEQVGYEHTLVVVSAMGKTTNAMETVVTSYFRDKTEVASAIQEVLKYHNDILMDLFENDKHPIFKQIKDLFDEVQGFLAWNKSPKHSFVYDQVIGYGELVSTTILSAYLNEVGINNTWLDVRDYIKTNDNYRDAAINWDKTQENITKGIDKSKLYITQGFIGSDDNNFTTTLGREGSDYSAAILAYCLNATAVTIWKDVPGVLNADPRYFDNAQLLNQISYREAIELAFYGASVIHPKTLQPLQRKEIPLLVKSFLEPKNAGTTVGKGVGIEPKVPCFIVKKNQVLMKLSSLDFSFIVEDSISELFKLLHDHKMKVDLIQNSAISFSVCVENKYGRLNELLEILKRKFKVNHQEDVSLYTIRHFDTESITSLQNGKEILLEQRGKETVQLVVK; encoded by the coding sequence ATGAGAATTTTTAAATTTGGAGGAGCGTCTGTAAAAGATGCAAATGGTGTAAAAAATCTAGTGAGTGTTTTAGAGCAGGTAGGGTATGAACATACTTTAGTTGTGGTTTCTGCAATGGGTAAAACAACCAATGCAATGGAAACGGTTGTCACGAGTTATTTCAGAGATAAAACAGAAGTTGCTTCTGCTATACAAGAGGTTCTTAAGTATCATAATGATATTCTAATGGATCTGTTTGAAAATGACAAACACCCAATTTTTAAGCAAATTAAAGATTTGTTCGATGAAGTTCAGGGTTTTTTAGCTTGGAATAAATCGCCAAAACATAGTTTTGTTTATGATCAAGTAATAGGATACGGCGAATTAGTTTCTACCACAATTTTAAGTGCTTATTTAAATGAGGTAGGTATAAACAATACTTGGTTAGATGTTCGTGATTATATTAAAACGAATGATAATTACAGAGATGCAGCCATTAACTGGGACAAGACTCAAGAAAATATTACAAAAGGGATCGATAAAAGCAAATTGTATATCACACAAGGGTTTATTGGTAGTGATGATAATAACTTTACAACTACATTGGGTAGAGAGGGGTCCGATTATTCTGCGGCGATATTAGCATACTGTTTGAACGCTACTGCTGTAACAATATGGAAAGATGTTCCAGGGGTATTAAATGCCGATCCAAGATATTTTGATAATGCACAATTGTTAAATCAAATATCATATAGAGAAGCTATTGAGTTGGCTTTTTATGGTGCTTCTGTAATTCATCCTAAAACATTACAGCCTTTACAAAGAAAAGAAATTCCTTTACTTGTAAAATCTTTTTTAGAGCCTAAAAATGCTGGGACTACAGTAGGTAAAGGTGTGGGTATTGAGCCAAAAGTGCCTTGTTTTATTGTGAAAAAGAATCAAGTTTTAATGAAGTTATCATCTTTAGATTTTTCATTTATTGTAGAAGATAGCATTAGTGAACTCTTTAAGTTGTTGCATGATCATAAAATGAAGGTTGATCTTATCCAGAATTCTGCAATTAGTTTTTCAGTTTGTGTAGAAAATAAATATGGCAGGTTGAATGAGTTGTTAGAAATATTAAAAAGAAAGTTTAAAGTAAATCATCAAGAAGATGTTTCCTTATATACTATTCGTCATTTTGATACAGAATCCATTACATCTTTACAAAATGGTAAAGAAATTCTATTGGAACAACGCGGTAAAGAAACGGTACAGTTAGTCGTTAAGTAA
- a CDS encoding lysophospholipid acyltransferase family protein, producing the protein MGLVTAKEVAQAIKIDKYGFLGTFVGWVLMKVTRISGINRFYDTIKHLEGKAYAEAIIDYFEIDFNIPEEDFKRLPKEGAFVTVSNHPLGAIDGIILIKLMAEYRPDFKIMTNFLLQRMEPIVPFIIPVNPFESRKDVRSSLAGFKTALQHLKDGHPLCVFPAGEVSTLRDGKLLVDKPWEPAALKLIRRAEVPVVPIYFHARNSRLFYRLAKLNGVFRTAKIPSEVFSQRNRPIKIRIGQPISVKAQKEQGSLEEYTDLLRRKTYMLSNAYEKEGLTERIREQIPTSLKLPKAPRKIASAISPEIIEEEILKLREKGCRLLQSRNYEVFLAVENDMPNILQEIGRQREVTFRAIGEGTNKAIDLDPFDTYYHHLFLWDEQEKAIVGAYRMGLGREIFKTYGIDGFYLQDLFRVEPELYAMMSESIEMGRAYIVKEYQQKPMPLFLLWKGIVHTTLRFPEYKYLIGGVSISNQFSNFSKSLMIEFMKSNYWDPYVAQYIRPKKEFKVKLKDADKEFVFDETQADLNKFDKLIDEVEPGSLRLPVLIKKYIKQNAKVVAFNVDPLFNNSVDGLMYIKIADLPEDTVRPVMEEFQAELERKMAAGQDLTTNEPES; encoded by the coding sequence ATGGGTTTAGTAACCGCGAAGGAAGTTGCGCAAGCAATAAAGATTGATAAATATGGCTTTTTGGGAACTTTTGTAGGATGGGTTCTTATGAAAGTAACTAGAATATCAGGTATCAATCGTTTTTATGATACCATTAAGCATTTAGAAGGCAAGGCTTATGCAGAGGCTATAATAGATTATTTTGAAATAGATTTTAACATTCCTGAAGAGGATTTTAAAAGATTACCTAAAGAGGGAGCTTTTGTAACGGTGTCCAATCATCCACTTGGCGCAATCGATGGGATTATTTTAATAAAGTTGATGGCAGAATATCGTCCTGATTTTAAAATCATGACAAATTTTCTATTACAGCGTATGGAGCCAATTGTTCCGTTTATAATTCCTGTGAACCCTTTTGAATCTCGAAAAGATGTTAGAAGTAGTTTGGCCGGATTTAAAACGGCATTGCAACATTTGAAAGACGGACATCCATTATGTGTTTTTCCAGCGGGGGAAGTTTCCACTTTAAGAGACGGTAAACTGCTTGTTGATAAACCTTGGGAACCGGCGGCTTTAAAACTAATTAGAAGAGCGGAGGTTCCTGTTGTTCCAATCTATTTTCATGCTAGAAATAGCCGACTATTTTATCGTTTGGCTAAATTAAATGGTGTCTTTAGAACAGCGAAAATACCTTCAGAAGTTTTTAGTCAAAGAAACCGACCAATAAAAATTAGAATAGGGCAACCTATATCTGTTAAAGCACAGAAAGAACAAGGGAGCTTAGAGGAGTATACAGACTTACTGCGCAGAAAAACATATATGCTTTCTAATGCCTACGAAAAGGAAGGTTTGACAGAGCGAATTCGGGAACAAATACCAACGTCATTAAAACTACCAAAAGCGCCTCGAAAAATTGCTTCGGCTATTAGTCCAGAAATAATAGAAGAAGAAATCTTAAAACTTAGAGAAAAGGGCTGTAGATTATTACAAAGTAGAAATTATGAAGTTTTCTTGGCGGTAGAAAATGACATGCCTAATATTTTACAAGAGATTGGGAGACAACGAGAGGTTACCTTTAGAGCAATTGGGGAAGGAACTAATAAAGCTATTGATCTTGATCCGTTTGATACGTATTATCACCATTTATTTTTATGGGATGAACAAGAAAAGGCCATTGTTGGAGCATATAGAATGGGCTTAGGACGTGAAATTTTTAAAACGTATGGGATAGATGGATTTTATCTGCAGGATTTGTTCAGGGTAGAGCCAGAGCTTTATGCAATGATGAGCGAGTCTATAGAAATGGGTAGAGCTTATATTGTAAAAGAATACCAGCAAAAACCTATGCCATTGTTTTTACTTTGGAAAGGGATTGTCCATACCACACTGCGTTTTCCTGAGTATAAGTATTTAATAGGAGGTGTAAGTATTAGCAATCAGTTTTCAAACTTTTCAAAATCTCTTATGATTGAATTTATGAAATCTAATTACTGGGATCCTTATGTAGCACAATACATTAGACCGAAAAAAGAATTTAAGGTAAAACTAAAGGATGCTGATAAAGAGTTTGTTTTTGACGAAACTCAGGCCGATTTAAATAAGTTTGATAAGTTAATTGATGAAGTAGAACCAGGGAGTTTGCGACTACCTGTTTTGATAAAAAAATACATAAAGCAGAACGCTAAGGTTGTCGCTTTTAATGTTGATCCATTGTTTAATAATTCAGTAGACGGATTGATGTATATAAAGATAGCCGATTTACCAGAGGATACTGTTAGACCTGTAATGGAAGAGTTTCAGGCAGAGTTAGAACGTAAAATGGCTGCAGGGCAAGATTTAACAACTAATGAGCCAGAGAGTTAA
- a CDS encoding TM2 domain-containing protein codes for MSEEQKDLGDKAEDAFDNTKETTNDFADDAKKTVNEFSEGAKEAFSGASGDNKKVLAGLLAIFLGSFGIHKFILGYQKEGIILLGAAVIGMATSCIGIGFFILSALWIVGIIEGIIYLTKSDEEFYNTYQVGRKPWF; via the coding sequence ATGTCAGAAGAACAAAAAGATTTAGGGGACAAAGCAGAAGATGCTTTCGACAATACAAAAGAGACCACAAACGATTTTGCAGATGATGCAAAAAAAACTGTAAATGAATTTTCTGAAGGTGCAAAAGAAGCATTTAGCGGTGCTAGTGGTGACAACAAGAAAGTTCTTGCCGGATTGCTTGCAATATTTCTTGGTTCATTCGGTATTCATAAATTTATATTAGGATACCAAAAGGAAGGAATTATTTTATTAGGAGCAGCTGTAATAGGAATGGCTACTTCGTGTATCGGGATTGGGTTTTTTATATTATCTGCCCTTTGGATAGTGGGTATTATCGAAGGAATTATCTATCTAACAAAATCTGATGAAGAATTCTACAATACCTACCAAGTAGGAAGAAAGCCTTGGTTCTAA
- a CDS encoding VOC family protein, producing MKNRVTGLGGFFFKTKNPDAIKKWYNNHLGLNTDQYGCTFWWKDKEGKDCSTQWSPMNQDTDYYEPSTSSFMMNFRVENLVELLAVLKEEGVTIVGEIQEFEYGKFGWILDPDGNKIELWEPKDAAFL from the coding sequence ATGAAAAATAGAGTTACAGGTTTAGGTGGATTTTTTTTCAAAACAAAAAACCCAGATGCCATTAAAAAATGGTACAACAACCATTTGGGATTAAACACAGATCAATACGGCTGCACTTTTTGGTGGAAAGATAAAGAAGGCAAAGATTGCAGTACGCAATGGAGCCCAATGAATCAAGACACGGACTATTACGAACCTAGTACATCATCATTTATGATGAATTTCAGGGTAGAAAATTTAGTAGAATTGCTTGCAGTTTTGAAAGAAGAGGGCGTAACCATTGTAGGTGAAATTCAAGAATTTGAATATGGAAAATTTGGATGGATTCTTGATCCAGACGGAAATAAAATAGAACTCTGGGAACCAAAAGACGCCGCATTTCTTTGA
- a CDS encoding 2-hydroxyacid dehydrogenase: MRVLHLDKNHPLIIEQFNELGFVNDEDYTSTKEQIAAKIHLYDGIIIRSRFSLDHTFLEKATHLKFIGRLGAGLENIDTDYTKDKKIFLAAAPEGNRNAVGEHTLGMLLSLFNNLNKADQEVRHGKWDREGNRGIELDGKTVGIIGYGNMGKAFAKKLRGFDVEVLCYDIRGGIDDENARQVGIMELKQKSDVISLHVPQTASTINMINKEFIDGFSKNIWILNTARGKCIVTQDLVEALKSKKVLGAGLDVLEYEKASFENMFTENELPEAFSYLIKAQNVLLTPHIGGWTVESKIKLAQTVVDKIKAKFSV; the protein is encoded by the coding sequence ATGCGCGTATTACATTTAGATAAGAATCACCCCCTAATCATTGAGCAATTTAATGAATTAGGATTTGTAAATGACGAAGATTATACGTCTACCAAAGAGCAAATAGCAGCAAAAATACACCTGTATGATGGCATTATCATCCGTAGCAGATTTAGCCTTGATCATACTTTTTTAGAAAAGGCTACCCACCTAAAATTTATAGGACGTCTGGGTGCGGGACTAGAAAATATTGATACTGATTATACTAAGGATAAAAAAATATTCTTAGCTGCTGCCCCTGAAGGCAATAGAAATGCCGTAGGAGAACATACTTTAGGAATGCTATTATCTCTTTTCAATAACTTAAATAAAGCAGACCAAGAGGTAAGACATGGAAAATGGGATAGAGAAGGAAATCGTGGGATAGAATTAGACGGTAAAACTGTTGGAATTATTGGCTACGGAAATATGGGAAAAGCATTTGCTAAAAAACTTAGAGGTTTTGATGTAGAAGTGCTTTGCTACGATATTAGAGGTGGTATCGATGATGAAAATGCACGCCAAGTAGGCATTATGGAACTTAAGCAAAAAAGTGATGTTATTAGTCTTCATGTTCCACAAACGGCAAGTACGATAAACATGATTAACAAAGAATTTATCGATGGTTTCAGTAAAAATATTTGGATTTTGAATACCGCTAGAGGTAAGTGTATTGTAACGCAAGATTTAGTGGAGGCCTTAAAAAGTAAAAAAGTTCTAGGTGCAGGATTGGATGTTTTAGAATACGAAAAAGCATCTTTTGAAAACATGTTTACAGAGAACGAATTACCGGAAGCTTTTAGCTATTTAATCAAAGCTCAAAATGTATTATTAACACCACATATTGGTGGTTGGACTGTAGAGTCTAAAATAAAACTAGCACAAACGGTTGTAGATAAAATTAAGGCAAAATTTAGCGTTTAG
- a CDS encoding nuclear transport factor 2 family protein, producing MIQLEDNKKNAVDFYKMAYEGNPKTAIEKYVDKEYIQHNHKVANGTEGFISYFERMQNEYPEKSIELIKVIAQDHLVALHSHQIWPDNDEYVMMDFFRFDEKNKICKH from the coding sequence ATGATACAATTAGAGGATAATAAAAAAAATGCTGTCGACTTCTACAAAATGGCGTACGAAGGCAATCCTAAGACTGCTATTGAAAAGTATGTAGATAAAGAATACATTCAACACAATCACAAGGTAGCTAATGGAACAGAAGGCTTTATAAGTTACTTTGAAAGAATGCAAAATGAATACCCCGAAAAATCTATAGAATTAATTAAAGTTATTGCTCAGGACCATTTAGTTGCATTACATTCACACCAAATTTGGCCTGATAATGATGAATACGTTATGATGGATTTTTTCAGGTTTGACGAAAAAAATAAAATTTGCAAACATTGA
- a CDS encoding carbon-nitrogen hydrolase family protein — MIRNIENIELEFLTIDDYQALKSAMIETYPNMENAYWKESLIQKLINDFPQGQVVIKVNGNLAGCALSLRVDYAEFDRPHTYREVTGNYTFNTLKKDGDVLYGIEVFIKSEFRGLRLGRRLYDYRKELCERENLRGIIFGGRIPNYHKYSDDLSPKQYIESVRRKEIHDPVLNFQISNDFHPSKIMKGYLEGDAQSNEYAVLLEWDNIYYQKTNTKAATNKKVIRLGLIQWQMRSYKNLEDLMQQAEFFIDSVSGYRSDFALFPEFFNAPLMAENNHLKESDAIRELAKHTAEIVKKFSELAITYNINIITGSMPEFKDDRLYNAGYLCKRDGTTERYEKLHVTPDEAKVWGMQGGSEIRTFDTDCGKIGILICYDVEFPELSRLLADDGMDILFVPFLTDTQNGYSRVRHCAQARAIENECYVAIAGSVGNLPKVNNMDIQYAQSMVFTPCDFSFPANGIKAEATPNTEMILICDVDIDLLRELNQFGSVKNLKDRRKDLFELKKK; from the coding sequence ATGATAAGAAATATAGAAAATATTGAATTAGAGTTCTTAACCATTGACGATTATCAAGCGCTGAAATCTGCAATGATTGAAACGTATCCCAATATGGAAAATGCCTATTGGAAAGAAAGTCTAATTCAGAAATTGATAAACGATTTCCCACAAGGTCAAGTCGTTATAAAAGTTAATGGAAATTTAGCAGGTTGCGCACTATCACTACGTGTAGATTATGCAGAATTTGATAGACCACATACCTACCGGGAAGTTACCGGTAACTACACCTTTAATACCTTAAAAAAAGATGGAGACGTACTTTACGGTATAGAAGTCTTTATTAAGTCTGAATTTAGAGGTTTACGTTTAGGAAGACGTTTGTATGATTATCGCAAGGAGCTATGCGAAAGAGAAAACCTAAGAGGGATCATTTTCGGCGGAAGAATTCCTAATTACCACAAATACTCAGATGATCTTTCTCCTAAACAATATATAGAAAGTGTGAGACGTAAAGAAATCCATGATCCTGTTTTAAACTTTCAGATTTCTAATGATTTCCACCCTTCTAAAATCATGAAAGGCTACCTTGAAGGAGATGCACAGTCTAATGAATATGCTGTTCTTTTAGAATGGGATAATATCTATTATCAAAAAACAAATACAAAGGCTGCAACGAATAAAAAGGTAATCCGCTTAGGACTGATTCAATGGCAGATGCGGAGCTATAAAAATCTAGAAGATTTAATGCAGCAGGCAGAATTTTTTATTGATTCTGTTTCTGGATATCGCTCAGATTTCGCCTTATTTCCAGAGTTTTTTAATGCCCCTTTGATGGCCGAAAATAACCACCTAAAAGAATCTGATGCCATCAGAGAACTAGCAAAACACACTGCCGAAATTGTTAAAAAATTCTCGGAATTGGCTATAACTTATAACATCAACATTATTACAGGTAGCATGCCTGAATTTAAAGATGACCGTCTCTACAATGCAGGGTATTTATGCAAAAGAGATGGAACAACAGAGCGTTATGAAAAATTGCACGTAACACCAGACGAAGCTAAAGTATGGGGCATGCAAGGAGGTTCTGAAATACGTACTTTCGATACCGATTGTGGTAAAATTGGCATCCTTATTTGTTATGATGTTGAGTTCCCTGAACTAAGCAGACTTCTTGCCGATGATGGTATGGATATATTATTCGTTCCTTTTTTAACAGATACTCAAAATGGATATTCACGAGTTCGCCATTGTGCACAAGCAAGAGCTATTGAGAATGAGTGCTATGTGGCAATAGCCGGTAGCGTAGGAAATTTACCTAAAGTAAATAACATGGACATCCAATATGCACAATCAATGGTATTTACCCCTTGTGATTTTTCTTTCCCTGCCAACGGTATCAAAGCGGAAGCCACACCAAATACAGAGATGATATTAATTTGTGACGTAGATATTGATTTACTTAGAGAACTCAACCAATTTGGTAGTGTGAAAAATTTAAAGGATCGTAGAAAAGATTTGTTTGAATTGAAGAAAAAATAG